From Gemmatimonadaceae bacterium, the proteins below share one genomic window:
- a CDS encoding Ig-like domain-containing protein: MRHVAVVVPSQVLRPGRSMMALAAVLDIKGTVLDVPVAWSTSTPDLLTVSEAGEVVALRPGRGILRAVAGSVLGQIELRLENPPAAGIELDADTLRLALPGAPTPVPARALDADGEVLVGAPIAWSVDATRIATVDAEGRVTPKAAGKARVIATVDGVVAARPLRVDVGVTATSPIIDSVRGATIEPGLPFTLYGSRFAPTVGGNEILVDGLPATVTAASATQVTALLPATTRYCIASGPMQVQLRTPGGVGAAAARMRVAPQRSLVPGAALVLTTPQEASCLELVDGAGRYLITVQHAARALGAGAVGLSLVGKGGEGHTAPTLRAAGQTWRAALGRASGVPALPSRRAAAASAHLALLESSRAAAAVGVAIPREARAPSLQLPAVNSVVPVRVPNLEAPTPCSGYASIGARLVWEGSRIAILEDTATLSGGAPTLAGRMDAELVTLAQAADAVLFPIAQRFGDPLVMDSRLDANGKIVIVVTPRMNQMRSGAVLGAVVTCDFFSRSQFQASNQGEMVYLQAPTSDAAGMDVGTKARWSWEMPGTLAHELKHITSYAERIVRGQPLEEPWLEEALARHAEELYARFRVPVGPDAGYDVLACELGALALDPGCVGSPRIMLPHFEGLWDLLVDPAAGSPLGPRDGGDVSFYGSAWSLLRWAMDHATLDEATFVRDLVRSGQTGLANLEARAGRGWDEMLGRWSLAMASELRGGAVPGDATLRLPSWNLSAVFDGLCAASGHCADLPTRFGRPSPLQPTPIAPAEFTLTAPAVVPGGFLVIELQPLVSGNTRLIELRGPGGASLPATARLAILRIE, translated from the coding sequence GTGCGGCACGTCGCGGTGGTCGTGCCCTCGCAGGTGCTGCGGCCGGGCCGCTCGATGATGGCGCTCGCGGCCGTGCTCGATATCAAAGGCACGGTGCTGGACGTTCCCGTCGCGTGGAGCACGAGCACCCCGGACTTGCTGACGGTTTCGGAGGCCGGCGAGGTGGTCGCGCTGCGGCCAGGACGCGGCATCCTGCGCGCGGTGGCCGGCAGCGTCCTCGGGCAGATCGAACTGCGGCTGGAGAATCCACCGGCGGCTGGGATAGAGCTTGATGCCGATACGCTGCGGCTGGCACTGCCGGGTGCGCCTACCCCGGTGCCCGCTCGCGCACTCGACGCGGACGGCGAGGTCCTGGTCGGTGCGCCGATTGCCTGGAGCGTCGACGCGACGCGGATCGCGACGGTGGATGCCGAGGGCCGGGTTACGCCCAAGGCGGCCGGCAAGGCGAGGGTCATCGCGACCGTGGATGGCGTCGTCGCAGCGCGACCGCTGCGCGTGGATGTCGGTGTGACCGCGACATCGCCCATCATTGATTCGGTGCGCGGCGCGACCATCGAGCCCGGGCTGCCCTTCACGCTGTACGGCTCACGTTTCGCGCCCACGGTGGGCGGCAACGAGATCCTGGTCGATGGCTTGCCGGCCACGGTGACCGCGGCCAGCGCGACGCAGGTGACGGCGTTGCTGCCGGCGACGACACGGTACTGCATCGCCAGCGGACCGATGCAGGTGCAGTTGCGCACGCCGGGCGGCGTGGGAGCGGCGGCGGCGCGCATGCGCGTCGCGCCGCAGCGGTCGCTGGTCCCGGGCGCGGCACTCGTGCTGACGACGCCGCAGGAGGCGAGCTGCCTTGAGTTGGTGGACGGCGCGGGGCGGTACTTGATCACGGTGCAGCACGCGGCGCGCGCGCTCGGGGCCGGCGCAGTAGGTCTCTCCTTGGTTGGCAAGGGCGGGGAGGGGCATACGGCGCCGACGCTTCGCGCTGCAGGCCAGACTTGGCGCGCCGCACTCGGCCGCGCGTCTGGCGTTCCGGCATTGCCCTCGCGTCGTGCAGCAGCAGCTTCGGCGCACCTGGCGCTGCTCGAGTCTTCGCGGGCCGCGGCGGCCGTCGGCGTTGCGATCCCACGTGAGGCGCGGGCGCCGTCACTCCAGTTGCCGGCCGTGAACAGTGTGGTGCCGGTCCGCGTGCCGAATCTCGAGGCACCAACGCCCTGCAGCGGCTATGCCTCCATCGGCGCGCGCCTCGTCTGGGAGGGCTCGCGCATTGCGATCCTCGAGGACACCGCGACGCTGAGCGGCGGTGCTCCGACGCTCGCCGGCCGGATGGATGCCGAACTCGTCACGCTGGCCCAGGCCGCGGATGCGGTGCTGTTCCCCATCGCCCAGCGCTTCGGCGATCCCTTGGTGATGGATTCCCGCCTCGACGCCAATGGCAAGATCGTCATTGTGGTCACCCCACGGATGAACCAGATGCGCAGCGGCGCCGTGCTCGGCGCCGTCGTCACCTGCGACTTCTTCTCGCGCTCGCAGTTCCAGGCCAGCAACCAAGGCGAGATGGTGTACCTGCAGGCACCGACCTCCGACGCTGCAGGGATGGACGTGGGCACCAAGGCCCGCTGGAGCTGGGAGATGCCAGGCACGCTGGCGCACGAGCTCAAGCACATCACGTCGTACGCCGAGCGCATCGTGCGCGGCCAGCCGCTGGAGGAACCGTGGCTGGAAGAGGCGTTGGCCCGCCACGCCGAGGAGTTGTACGCGCGGTTCCGGGTCCCCGTCGGACCCGACGCGGGCTACGACGTTCTGGCGTGTGAACTCGGAGCGCTCGCGCTCGATCCCGGCTGTGTGGGGTCGCCGCGCATCATGCTGCCGCACTTCGAAGGGTTGTGGGACCTGTTGGTCGATCCCGCGGCGGGATCGCCTCTGGGTCCGCGAGACGGCGGCGATGTCTCCTTCTACGGCAGTGCCTGGTCGTTGCTGCGATGGGCGATGGACCACGCCACGCTCGATGAAGCGACCTTCGTGCGCGACCTCGTGCGCAGCGGGCAGACGGGACTGGCGAACCTCGAGGCCCGCGCCGGCCGCGGTTGGGACGAGATGCTCGGACGTTGGTCACTGGCGATGGCCAGCGAGCTGCGCGGCGGCGCGGTGCCGGGGGACGCCACGCTGCGGCTCCCCTCGTGGAACCTCTCGGCTGTGTTCGACGGTCTCTGTGCGGCCAGCGGGCACTGCGCCGACTTGCCGACGCGATTCGGCCGACCCTCCCCGTTGCAGCCAACTCCGATTGCGCCGGCGGAGTTCACGCTCACTGCGCCCGCCGTGGTCCCCGGAGGATTTCTCGTCATCGAGCTGCAACCGCTGGTGTCCGGCAACACGCGGCTGATCGAGCTGCGCGGTCCAGGTGGGGCGAGCCTGCCGGCCACGGCGCGGCTCGCCATCCTGCGCATCGAGTAG
- a CDS encoding NTP transferase domain-containing protein, with protein sequence MTFRDPFPSSEPPSVSGAGTLPEEQPIVAGEPETDVALWAVVFAGGIGSRFWPLSTPARPKPLLALVSEQTLIEETVGRLQPTIPPERVLILTSRDIAPAIRSVTKDVPDENVLVEPRPIGTAAALAWGAQELARRAGPSAMCVAIHADLAVDFPEEFRRTLRRAAGFAARERALVSVGVLPSRPETGFGYVLPGPALDADQPLSRGGVATTRGYVEKPSEAVAETMMEDGARWHSGILVGAAETILKELRAVTPEVRDGLDALAAGNIPGYIGMVRATSLERGLLERTQRLLVLQGEFGWDDVGTWASLRRARDLDDDGNGAIGQVHFVEAECNVVHAERGTVVVYGLSRMLVVSLDGLTFVTSLDRATDLRPLLDALPGSMRINPTNSV encoded by the coding sequence ATGACGTTTCGCGATCCGTTCCCGTCCAGCGAGCCGCCCTCCGTCTCAGGGGCCGGCACCCTGCCCGAGGAGCAGCCCATCGTCGCCGGCGAGCCGGAAACGGATGTGGCGCTCTGGGCAGTGGTCTTCGCGGGCGGCATCGGGTCGCGCTTCTGGCCGCTGTCCACGCCTGCACGACCGAAGCCGCTGCTCGCCCTGGTCTCCGAACAGACGTTGATCGAGGAAACCGTCGGCCGATTGCAGCCGACGATCCCGCCGGAGCGCGTGCTGATCCTGACCAGTCGCGACATTGCGCCGGCCATCCGTTCCGTCACGAAGGACGTGCCCGACGAGAACGTGTTGGTGGAACCGCGGCCGATCGGCACGGCGGCGGCGCTGGCCTGGGGCGCACAGGAGTTGGCGCGCCGCGCCGGTCCCAGCGCGATGTGCGTCGCCATCCACGCGGACCTCGCGGTCGATTTCCCCGAGGAGTTCCGGCGCACGCTGCGTCGTGCGGCGGGCTTCGCGGCCCGCGAACGGGCGCTGGTCTCGGTGGGCGTCCTGCCCTCGCGGCCAGAGACGGGTTTCGGGTACGTGCTACCCGGCCCGGCGCTTGATGCCGACCAGCCGCTCTCGCGCGGTGGCGTGGCCACGACGCGCGGCTACGTCGAGAAGCCCAGCGAGGCCGTGGCCGAGACGATGATGGAGGACGGCGCACGCTGGCACAGCGGCATCCTGGTCGGTGCCGCCGAGACGATCCTCAAGGAACTGCGTGCCGTCACGCCCGAGGTGCGCGATGGCCTCGACGCGCTCGCGGCCGGCAACATCCCCGGCTACATCGGGATGGTGCGGGCGACGTCGCTGGAGCGCGGCCTGCTCGAGCGCACGCAACGCCTGCTGGTGCTGCAGGGCGAGTTCGGCTGGGATGACGTCGGCACCTGGGCGTCGCTGCGGCGGGCCCGTGACCTCGACGACGACGGCAACGGCGCGATCGGTCAGGTGCACTTCGTGGAAGCCGAGTGCAACGTGGTGCACGCCGAGCGCGGCACGGTCGTTGTGTATGGGCTCTCGCGGATGCTGGTCGTCTCGCTCGACGGGCTCACCTTCGTGACCTCGCTGGACCGCGCCACCGACCTGCGGCCGTTGCTCGACGCGCTGCCGGGATCGATGCGCATCAACCCCACCAATTCCGTATGA
- a CDS encoding YfcC family protein, protein MKLRLPHPMVLLLSGVAVAAALTWILPAGSYQRVHDAASGLNLVVPGTFAAVPSAPVGLLAALVAVPRGIIAGADVIITILFVGGAYALLDATGALRRVVGSLVGRTRYPRLVVVAVSLVFATFGALENMHEEIIAMVPVLVVLSRGLGFGAITALSMSVGAACVGAAFGPTNPFAAGIALRYAELGPMSGVGVRLALLVLASALWIGWTLLSLKRDDVRPDLAVFTEEPPSARDLLALSFVTLPIFFYVWGVLRHDWGINVLSALFLVAGFAVGLVQRRGLDDTTRGFLAGMDSMLSAALFVGVARAISVVLEDGRVLDTIVYGLVSPLQQVPAVAAAVLMVPVQALLHIPVPSNSGQAVLTMPIMAPMADLLGFSRDAAVMAYQAGAATTDAVNPTNGALLAMLLKAGVPYGRWLRFAVPGMLLLFAVGVLGIVLLR, encoded by the coding sequence GTGAAGCTCCGCCTGCCGCATCCCATGGTCCTCTTGCTGAGCGGCGTCGCGGTGGCGGCAGCGCTCACCTGGATCCTTCCCGCCGGTAGCTACCAGCGCGTCCACGACGCGGCGTCCGGCCTCAACCTGGTCGTGCCCGGCACCTTCGCCGCCGTGCCTTCCGCACCGGTCGGGCTGCTCGCCGCGCTGGTGGCCGTGCCGCGTGGCATCATCGCCGGTGCGGACGTCATCATCACCATTCTCTTCGTCGGCGGGGCGTATGCGCTGCTCGACGCGACCGGCGCGCTGCGCCGCGTCGTCGGCAGCCTCGTCGGCCGCACGCGCTACCCGCGCCTCGTCGTCGTGGCCGTGAGCCTGGTCTTCGCGACCTTCGGGGCGTTGGAGAACATGCACGAGGAGATCATCGCGATGGTCCCCGTGCTCGTGGTGCTGTCCCGAGGGCTCGGCTTCGGGGCCATCACGGCGCTGTCGATGAGCGTCGGCGCCGCCTGCGTCGGTGCGGCGTTCGGGCCCACGAATCCCTTCGCGGCGGGAATTGCCCTGCGCTACGCCGAACTCGGTCCGATGAGTGGCGTTGGCGTTCGGTTGGCCCTCTTGGTGCTCGCCAGCGCCCTGTGGATCGGCTGGACCCTACTCTCGCTCAAGCGGGACGACGTGCGCCCGGACCTCGCGGTGTTCACGGAGGAGCCTCCGAGTGCACGCGACCTGCTGGCCCTGTCGTTCGTGACGCTGCCGATCTTCTTCTATGTGTGGGGCGTGCTTCGACACGATTGGGGCATCAACGTGCTCTCGGCGCTGTTCCTTGTGGCCGGCTTTGCTGTCGGGCTCGTGCAGCGCCGGGGACTGGACGACACGACGCGCGGCTTTCTCGCCGGGATGGACTCGATGCTTTCGGCGGCGCTGTTCGTGGGCGTGGCGCGCGCGATCAGCGTGGTGCTCGAGGACGGTCGCGTGCTGGATACCATCGTCTATGGCCTTGTGTCGCCGCTGCAGCAGGTGCCGGCGGTGGCCGCCGCGGTGCTGATGGTGCCCGTGCAGGCGCTGCTGCACATCCCGGTGCCTTCGAACAGCGGGCAGGCCGTGTTGACGATGCCCATCATGGCGCCGATGGCGGACCTCCTCGGCTTCAGCCGCGACGCGGCCGTGATGGCCTACCAGGCAGGCGCCGCGACGACGGACGCGGTCAACCCGACCAACGGCGCGTTGTTGGCGATGCTGCTCAAGGCCGGCGTCCCCTACGGGCGCTGGCTGCGCTTTGCCGTGCCAGGGATGCTGCTGCTGTTTGCTGTCGGCGTCCTGGGCATCGTGCTCCTGCGCTAG
- a CDS encoding class I SAM-dependent methyltransferase, with protein sequence MPHSSLSGAVASQLWRRNRTRLRKRLGLPRAGAWMRPYEEDLILDILTILQPKRCLEWGGGYSTLNFPDLLPSDATWTCVEHDKDWAANLAGQLRRPGVTVRFVPPDVPKFTGDGDATSFASYLAAAKEGAPYDFILVDGRARAACIEVAKSLLSPEGVLVLHDANRSAYLGATQGFKQQALFQDRRAFRGNRVAGGVWLGSHGCELEQKLPLDLHRRVWAFYRGIGRLLA encoded by the coding sequence ATGCCTCACTCGTCACTCTCCGGCGCCGTTGCCTCGCAACTCTGGCGCCGCAACCGCACCCGGCTCCGGAAGCGACTCGGCCTGCCGCGTGCGGGGGCTTGGATGCGCCCCTACGAGGAGGATCTCATCCTCGACATCCTGACCATCCTGCAGCCGAAACGCTGCCTCGAGTGGGGCGGCGGCTACTCGACGCTGAACTTCCCTGACCTACTGCCTTCGGACGCCACCTGGACCTGCGTGGAGCACGACAAGGACTGGGCGGCCAACCTCGCCGGGCAGTTGCGGCGCCCGGGGGTGACCGTGCGATTCGTCCCACCGGACGTTCCCAAGTTCACGGGGGACGGCGATGCCACGAGCTTCGCGAGCTACCTCGCGGCCGCAAAAGAGGGCGCGCCGTACGACTTCATCCTGGTTGATGGCCGTGCCCGCGCCGCCTGTATCGAGGTCGCCAAGTCGCTGCTAAGTCCGGAGGGCGTTCTCGTGCTGCACGATGCCAATCGCAGCGCGTATCTCGGCGCCACACAGGGGTTTAAGCAACAAGCGCTTTTTCAGGATCGACGGGCATTTCGTGGCAATCGCGTGGCTGGCGGGGTATGGCTGGGCAGCCACGGGTGTGAGCTGGAGCAGAAACTCCCGTTGGACTTGCACCGCCGCGTGTGGGCGTTCTATCGTGGGATAGGGCGTCTCCTGGCCTAG
- a CDS encoding TonB family protein, producing MFDYLTKAKTAGRLSMAPGTLTSLLVHAALVVGFVYDRAQRDNLAAETWEETPQGLLYIAPPDVNSAASQVQITFESGGGAEGTADPTDATDGLGARVRGSGPGESAVASASSDDAPEQIAVPTDDPYENAFSSVEVESAAERDPSSAAPAYPRELMQAGIEGYAAMRFVVDSMGRVDLSSVRVLQTTHPEFAAAVKAAMPGMRFTPARLGDRPVRQLAEQLFAFQIQPTPPKVSESGVPATAQGPRRP from the coding sequence ATGTTCGACTACCTCACGAAGGCAAAGACGGCCGGACGGCTCTCGATGGCGCCCGGCACGCTGACGAGCCTCCTGGTGCACGCGGCACTGGTGGTGGGGTTTGTCTACGATCGCGCCCAGCGCGACAACCTCGCGGCCGAGACCTGGGAGGAGACACCCCAGGGGCTGCTCTACATCGCCCCGCCCGACGTGAACTCGGCGGCCAGCCAAGTGCAGATCACGTTTGAGTCCGGTGGTGGTGCGGAAGGTACCGCGGATCCCACGGACGCCACCGATGGCCTTGGGGCGCGGGTACGCGGTTCCGGCCCAGGCGAGAGCGCCGTGGCCAGCGCCAGTTCCGATGACGCCCCCGAGCAGATCGCGGTCCCGACGGACGATCCGTACGAGAACGCGTTCTCAAGCGTCGAGGTGGAATCGGCGGCCGAGCGCGATCCTTCGAGCGCTGCGCCGGCCTATCCGCGCGAGTTGATGCAGGCCGGCATTGAGGGCTACGCGGCGATGCGCTTCGTGGTGGATTCGATGGGTCGGGTCGACCTCTCGTCGGTGCGCGTGCTCCAGACCACGCATCCGGAGTTCGCCGCCGCCGTGAAGGCGGCGATGCCCGGCATGCGCTTCACCCCCGCCCGCCTGGGCGACCGGCCGGTGCGCCAGCTCGCGGAACAGCTGTTCGCGTTCCAGATCCAGCCGACGCCGCCGAAGGTCAGCGAATCCGGAGTACCCGCCACCGCACAGGGACCTCGTAGGCCCTAA
- a CDS encoding sterol desaturase family protein, with amino-acid sequence MTAIADYFATIPSSHRALILAGGIAFFWIWESALPLFRFEYRKWSHALVNFFFTATTIVVNFALAFLLLKASEWTIAHEFGLLFWLPAMPLLLQATIGLLVLDLVSAWLAHYVSHHTPPLWKLHLIHHSDVHVDTTSANRHHPGESVVRFAFTALAVVIVGAPLWMVFLYQAMSVVLSQFNHANITLPPVVDRALSWVIVSPGMHKVHHHFELPYTDSNFGNIFSIWDRLFGTFQSRPERDIVYGIDTHMDPAEHSTVAALLTMPFRPKPAERRKR; translated from the coding sequence GTGACCGCCATCGCCGACTACTTCGCCACGATCCCGTCCTCGCACCGCGCGCTGATCCTCGCGGGCGGCATCGCCTTCTTCTGGATCTGGGAGAGCGCCCTGCCGCTCTTTCGTTTCGAGTACCGGAAGTGGTCGCACGCGCTGGTGAACTTCTTCTTCACCGCCACGACAATCGTCGTGAACTTCGCGCTGGCCTTCCTGCTGCTGAAGGCCTCGGAGTGGACCATCGCCCACGAGTTTGGCCTGCTGTTCTGGCTGCCCGCGATGCCGCTGTTGCTGCAGGCAACGATCGGCTTGCTGGTGCTCGACCTCGTCTCGGCCTGGTTGGCGCACTACGTGTCGCACCACACGCCGCCACTGTGGAAGCTGCACCTCATCCACCACAGCGACGTGCACGTGGACACCACCTCGGCGAATCGCCACCACCCCGGGGAAAGCGTTGTGCGCTTCGCCTTCACCGCGCTGGCTGTCGTGATCGTCGGCGCGCCGCTGTGGATGGTGTTCCTCTACCAGGCGATGAGTGTGGTGCTCAGCCAATTCAACCACGCCAACATCACGCTGCCGCCGGTGGTGGACCGTGCGCTCTCGTGGGTGATCGTCTCGCCGGGCATGCACAAGGTGCACCATCACTTCGAGCTGCCGTACACGGACTCGAACTTTGGCAACATCTTCTCGATCTGGGACCGCCTCTTCGGCACGTTCCAGTCGCGGCCTGAGCGCGACATCGTCTACGGCATTGACACGCATATGGATCCGGCGGAGCACAGCACGGTGGCTGCGCTGCTGACGATGCCGTTCCGGCCGAAGCCCGCCGAGCGCCGGAAGCGCTGA
- the pap gene encoding polyphosphate:AMP phosphotransferase: MFTSAERREHRIPDERYDELVPSLRSALLSAHFGLRESKESVIVIVSGVDGAGKGDLVHQLNEWLDPRGVETHAFWELTDEERARPEMWRYWRAMPGRGRVGILFGSWYTRPIIERVYKQRKRRSFEAALERIQRFERMLTDGGTRLVKLWLHLAKAEQKKRLEELEAADRLGPDDWKHFKLYKRFREVSEHALQRTHSREAPWTVLDARDRRYREVTAGKALLAALQASRPRRSSKAAAAKTRKAAVASTRDYTPAASRLDSLDGARKLAKATYERELADLQGRLSTLAWQAREARHATVLVFEGWDAAGKGSAIRRVTQAMDPRLYRVVGIAAPTDEERRQHYLWRFWRHVPRDGSLVLFDRSWYGRVLVERVEGFASVPEWDRSYGEINDFESQLTGHGATLAKFWLQVSPEEQLRRFRERQRVAWKRHKITDEDWRNREKYPAYLEAVEEMLARCSPPSAPWTLVAANDKRHARISILRTIVGRLEEALRR; this comes from the coding sequence ATGTTCACCAGCGCGGAACGCCGCGAGCACCGCATCCCCGACGAGCGCTACGACGAGCTGGTCCCCTCGCTGCGCTCCGCCCTCCTGTCGGCGCACTTCGGACTCCGGGAGTCGAAGGAGTCGGTGATCGTCATCGTCTCCGGCGTGGACGGTGCCGGCAAGGGCGACCTCGTGCACCAGCTGAACGAGTGGCTTGACCCACGTGGCGTGGAGACCCACGCCTTCTGGGAGCTCACCGACGAGGAGCGGGCCAGGCCCGAGATGTGGCGTTACTGGCGGGCAATGCCGGGCCGCGGGCGGGTGGGCATCCTCTTCGGCTCCTGGTACACGCGGCCGATCATCGAGCGCGTGTACAAGCAGCGCAAGCGCCGCAGCTTCGAGGCCGCGCTCGAGCGCATCCAGCGCTTCGAACGCATGCTCACGGACGGCGGCACGCGGCTGGTGAAGCTCTGGTTGCACCTCGCCAAGGCCGAGCAGAAGAAGCGGCTGGAGGAGTTGGAGGCCGCCGACCGACTGGGGCCGGACGACTGGAAGCACTTCAAGCTCTACAAGCGATTCCGCGAGGTCTCCGAGCACGCGCTGCAGCGCACGCACAGCCGGGAGGCGCCGTGGACGGTGCTCGACGCCCGCGACCGACGCTACCGGGAGGTCACGGCCGGCAAGGCGTTGCTCGCTGCACTGCAGGCCTCCCGTCCGAGGCGCAGCAGCAAGGCCGCGGCGGCGAAGACGCGAAAGGCCGCGGTGGCGTCAACCCGCGACTACACCCCCGCTGCGTCGCGACTCGACTCGCTGGACGGCGCCCGCAAACTGGCCAAGGCGACCTATGAGCGTGAGCTCGCAGACCTGCAAGGCCGCTTGAGCACGCTGGCCTGGCAGGCCCGCGAGGCCCGCCACGCGACGGTGCTCGTGTTCGAGGGATGGGACGCCGCAGGAAAGGGCAGCGCCATCCGCCGCGTCACGCAGGCCATGGACCCGCGCCTCTACCGCGTGGTCGGCATCGCCGCGCCGACGGACGAGGAGCGGCGGCAGCACTATCTCTGGCGCTTCTGGCGACACGTCCCTCGCGACGGATCGCTGGTCTTGTTCGATCGCTCGTGGTACGGCCGCGTGCTGGTCGAGCGCGTGGAAGGCTTCGCCTCCGTCCCCGAGTGGGACCGCTCCTACGGGGAGATCAACGACTTCGAGTCACAGCTCACCGGCCACGGCGCGACACTGGCCAAGTTCTGGCTGCAGGTCAGTCCCGAGGAACAGCTGCGCCGCTTCCGCGAACGTCAACGCGTGGCCTGGAAGCGCCACAAGATCACGGACGAGGATTGGCGGAACCGCGAGAAGTATCCGGCCTACCTGGAAGCCGTGGAGGAGATGCTCGCGCGCTGCTCGCCGCCATCGGCGCCGTGGACGCTCGTGGCCGCGAACGACAAGCGCCACGCGCGGATCAGCATCCTGCGGACCATCGTCGGACGGTTGGAGGAAGCGCTGAGACGCTGA
- the typA gene encoding translational GTPase TypA: MQIRNIAIIAHVDHGKTTLVDQMLRQAGAFRANQVVAERVMDSNPLERERGITILAKNTSVRWGETKLNIVDTPGHADFGGEVERILRMVDGVLLVVDAFDGPMPQTRFVLRKALALGRTVIVCINKIDRPGADPMRVHEEVLDLLIELEANEAQLDAPVVYASGRDGTSTMSMDTPAVDLKPLFETIVKHVPQPPTETAAPFQMLVSTIDHSNYLGRLAIGRIERGTVNVGDTVTLLPVDHSTKGAPGRVTKLFGYEGLEKVEVPSASAGEIVALAGFEHVEIGLTITDPEHQDRLEGIAVEEPTISVDFLINNSPFAGQDGKFVTSRQVKERLERELERNVALRVEETDSTDTWTVSGRGELHLSILMETMRREGFEFQVSRPRVITHIGEKGEKLEPYEELAIDVPEEFMGTVIEKLGPRKASMIEMKNPGQGLVRLVYKIPARGLFGYRSEFLTDTRGTGILHHRFLEYGPWAGTLGGRDRGVLVSMEQGTIIAFALGNLQERSTLFVKPGDEVYEGMIVGENSRPGDMDVNPTKEKKLTNMRSKSADDAIQLEPPRLLTLEGALEYIEDDELIEVTPSAIRLRKRMLKMSDRKRTNREAKKERAGV, from the coding sequence ATGCAGATTCGCAACATCGCCATCATCGCGCACGTGGACCACGGGAAGACGACCCTCGTGGACCAGATGCTCCGGCAAGCCGGGGCCTTTCGCGCCAATCAGGTCGTCGCCGAGCGTGTGATGGACTCCAACCCGCTCGAGCGTGAGCGGGGCATCACGATCCTCGCCAAGAACACGTCCGTCCGCTGGGGCGAGACCAAGCTCAACATCGTCGACACGCCAGGCCACGCCGACTTCGGCGGCGAGGTCGAGCGCATCCTGCGCATGGTGGACGGCGTGCTGCTCGTGGTGGACGCCTTTGACGGGCCGATGCCGCAGACGCGCTTCGTGCTGCGGAAGGCACTAGCCTTGGGCCGCACCGTCATCGTGTGCATCAACAAGATCGACCGCCCCGGCGCCGATCCGATGCGCGTGCACGAGGAAGTGCTGGATCTCTTGATCGAGCTCGAGGCCAACGAGGCGCAGTTGGACGCGCCGGTGGTGTACGCGTCCGGACGCGACGGTACGTCCACCATGTCGATGGACACGCCGGCGGTGGACTTGAAGCCGCTGTTCGAGACCATCGTCAAGCACGTGCCGCAGCCGCCGACGGAAACCGCGGCGCCGTTCCAGATGCTGGTGTCGACCATCGACCACTCCAACTACCTCGGCCGCCTCGCCATCGGGCGCATCGAGCGCGGGACGGTGAACGTCGGTGATACGGTGACCCTGCTACCGGTAGACCACAGCACCAAGGGCGCGCCGGGCCGTGTGACCAAGCTGTTCGGCTACGAGGGACTCGAGAAGGTCGAGGTGCCTTCGGCGTCGGCGGGCGAGATCGTCGCGCTGGCGGGCTTCGAGCACGTCGAGATCGGCCTGACCATCACGGATCCTGAGCACCAGGACCGGCTGGAAGGCATCGCGGTGGAGGAGCCCACCATCTCGGTGGACTTCCTCATCAACAACTCCCCCTTCGCGGGCCAGGACGGCAAGTTCGTCACCTCGCGACAGGTGAAGGAGCGGCTGGAGCGTGAGCTCGAGCGCAATGTGGCGCTGCGCGTGGAGGAGACGGATTCCACGGACACCTGGACCGTCTCCGGTCGCGGCGAACTGCATCTCTCCATCCTGATGGAGACCATGCGCCGCGAGGGCTTCGAGTTCCAGGTCTCGCGGCCGCGCGTGATCACGCACATCGGCGAGAAGGGCGAGAAGCTCGAGCCCTACGAGGAACTGGCCATCGACGTGCCCGAGGAGTTCATGGGCACGGTCATCGAAAAGCTGGGGCCCCGCAAGGCGTCCATGATCGAAATGAAGAACCCTGGACAGGGTCTCGTGCGCCTGGTCTACAAGATTCCGGCGCGCGGATTGTTCGGGTACCGCTCGGAGTTCCTCACCGACACGCGTGGCACGGGCATCCTGCACCACCGGTTCCTGGAGTATGGGCCTTGGGCGGGCACGCTGGGCGGCCGCGACCGCGGCGTGCTGGTGTCGATGGAGCAGGGTACAATCATCGCCTTCGCCTTGGGCAACCTGCAGGAGCGGTCGACACTCTTCGTGAAGCCGGGTGACGAGGTCTACGAGGGCATGATCGTCGGCGAGAATTCACGCCCGGGCGATATGGACGTCAACCCGACGAAGGAAAAGAAGCTCACCAACATGCGCTCCAAGAGTGCGGACGACGCCATCCAGCTCGAGCCGCCGCGCCTGTTGACGTTGGAAGGTGCGCTGGAGTATATCGAGGACGACGAGCTGATCGAGGTCACGCCGTCGGCGATTCGCCTGCGCAAGCGGATGCTCAAGATGAGCGACCGCAAGCGCACGAACCGCGAAGCGAAGAAGGAACGGGCCGGCGTCTAG